The following proteins are encoded in a genomic region of Dasypus novemcinctus isolate mDasNov1 chromosome 3, mDasNov1.1.hap2, whole genome shotgun sequence:
- the OR10G3 gene encoding olfactory receptor 10G3: MERVNSTLLTEFILTGIPYPLRLRTFLFVFFLLIYILTQLGNLLILITVWADTQLHARPMYIFLGVLSIIDMGISSIIVPRLMMNFTLGIKPIPFGGCAAQLYFYHFLGSTQCFLYTLMAYDRYLAICQPLRYPVLMTAKLSTLLAVGAWVAGSIHGALQAILTFRLPYCGPNQVDYFFCDIPAVLKLACADTTVNELVTFVDIGVVVASCFSLILFSYIQIIRAILRIRTADGRRWAFSTCGAHVTVVTVYYVPCAFIYLRPETNSPLDGAAALFPTAITPFLNPLIYTLRNQEVKLALKRMIGGSGTKNEA; this comes from the coding sequence ATGGAAAGAGTCAACAGCACACTGCTGACTGAGTTTATCCTGACAGGAATTCCCTACCCTCTCAGACTAAGGACATttctttttgtgttctttttgctaatcTACATTCTGACTCAGCTGGGGAATCTGCTCATTCTAATCACTGTCTGGGCAGACACACAGCTCCATGCTCGCCCCATGTACATCTTTCTTGGTGTTCTCTCTATTATTGACATGGGCATCTCTTCCATCATTGTCCCTCGCCTCATGATGAACTTCACTTTGGGCATCAAACCCATCCCATTTGGTGGTTGTGCAGCTCAGCTCTATTTCTATCACTTTTTGGGAAGCACCCAGTGCTTCCTCTACACCTTGATGGCCTATGACAGGTACCTGGCAATATGTCAGCCCCTACGTTACCCAGTGCTTATGACTGCTAAGCTGAGTactttgcttgcagttggagcTTGGGTGGCAGGATCCATCCATGGGGCTCTCCAGGCCATCCTAACCTTCCGCCTGCCCTACTGTGGACCCAACCAGGTAGATTACTTCTTCTGTGACATCCCTGCAGTGTTGAAGCTGGCCTGTGCTGATACAACAGTCAACGAGCTGGTGACCTTTGTGGACATTGGGGTGGTGGTTGCCAGCTGCTTCTCCTTGATCCTCTTCTCCTACATACAGATCATTCGAGCCATCCTGAGAATCCGTACAGCTGATGGTAGGCGCTGGGCCTTTTCAACTTGTGGAGCCCATGTAACAGTGGTCACTGTGTATTATGTGCCTTGTGCCTTCATCTACCTGAGGCCTGAAACCAACAGCCCTCTGGATGGTGCAGCTGCCTTGTTCCCCACAGCCATCACTCCTTTCCTCAACCCTCTTATCTACACTTTGAGGAACCAAGAGGTGAAGCTAGCCCTGAAGAGAATGATAGGAGGCTCAGGGACTAAGAATGAAGCTTGA